The following proteins come from a genomic window of Nostoc sp. TCL26-01:
- a CDS encoding chloride channel protein, with translation MYFRSWLQPRRGLAIAEACVIGIVAALSAVFLKVGSGWLGTWRVHSSHVLPVWLALPLVGVSFGFLAGFLVERFAPEAAGSGIPQVKATLANVPMKLSWRVAFVKLVSAIIALGSGMTLGRQGPTVQVGAGLAAGMSRLVPTSPDHRRQMIAAGAGAGLAAAFNAPIAGVLFIIEELLQDLSGITLGTAIIASFIGGVVSRLLGGGSLDLNAALMNYSSNFSFPEIPFFLILGILAGLLGALFNRGIIFSIKFYRSLHISLPLRVALAGLISGIVVSILPESFRDNTGLREYVITSELNPTFAAIALVSQFILTLVAAGSSAPGGLFAPSLILGSALGHLVGVGAYQVLGEASLSTYALAGMGGFFSAVSKVPITAIVIVFEMTTNFNLVLPLMIVAVTAYLVAEKVVPGSLYEKLLLLNGITLTKQVSVESILTKLTAKDVMQQRVETLDADMSLEEAKQAFSNSHHRGFPVVEDSKLVGIVTQSDLTKIHNRQLENDTPLRQIMTANPMTVTPTHNLSHVLYLLDRYQISRLPVVAGRKLIGIITRGDIIRAEADQLNGATANPAPQPEPSYVVYQTRSPSIGRGRLLVPVSNPETATALLQMAAAIARDRHYEIECVQVMLVSRHTSPSETPVKTAKSRRLLRQAEVLAKKWHIPLHTQIRIAHDPAQAILETINEQHIDLILMGWKGSTSTPGRIFGNVVDTIIRQASCDVVLVKLGNSQESIVNSQQSTVNSQQSIVNNSSSSSPQSPIPSPQFNRWLVPMAGGPNARVAIKLLPALITLGNDPHIHLTRVFKPLEFKPDMTVLEQAIRQLMRRRQLSSTVIAVPVQADSVAEGVINLVKTQGYDVVVLGASREGLLQQAIQGNIPEAIASGVDITVILVRGAILGDRP, from the coding sequence ATGTACTTTCGCAGCTGGTTGCAACCTAGACGAGGTCTAGCGATCGCAGAAGCTTGTGTAATTGGGATTGTAGCTGCTTTATCTGCGGTCTTTCTCAAGGTGGGTTCGGGATGGTTGGGAACATGGCGAGTCCATAGTTCTCATGTTTTGCCAGTTTGGTTGGCTTTGCCGTTGGTGGGTGTAAGTTTTGGGTTTTTGGCTGGGTTTTTAGTTGAGCGATTTGCACCAGAGGCGGCGGGTAGTGGTATCCCTCAAGTCAAAGCGACCCTAGCGAATGTACCGATGAAATTATCTTGGCGGGTGGCATTTGTCAAGTTAGTGAGTGCGATCATTGCCTTGGGTTCTGGGATGACTTTGGGTAGACAAGGGCCGACAGTCCAAGTGGGGGCTGGTTTGGCAGCCGGGATGAGTCGCTTAGTTCCCACGTCCCCTGATCATCGAAGGCAGATGATTGCGGCGGGTGCAGGGGCTGGTTTGGCGGCGGCGTTTAATGCTCCCATTGCTGGTGTATTATTTATTATTGAGGAATTACTCCAAGATTTATCTGGTATTACCCTGGGAACTGCCATCATCGCCTCGTTTATTGGTGGCGTAGTTTCTCGACTCTTGGGTGGGGGAAGTCTGGATTTAAATGCAGCGTTAATGAATTATTCCAGCAATTTTTCCTTTCCGGAAATCCCCTTCTTTTTAATTTTGGGGATTTTGGCAGGATTACTGGGGGCATTGTTTAATCGGGGAATTATCTTTAGTATCAAATTTTATCGCAGTTTACATATCAGCTTACCGTTGAGAGTGGCTTTAGCTGGGTTAATCTCTGGTATTGTTGTGTCTATTTTACCAGAATCTTTTCGTGATAATACTGGGTTACGCGAGTATGTGATTACTAGTGAATTAAATCCCACATTCGCAGCGATCGCTCTTGTCTCTCAGTTTATCCTCACCTTGGTAGCAGCTGGTTCTAGCGCCCCTGGTGGGCTATTTGCGCCCAGTCTGATTTTAGGTTCTGCCCTTGGTCATTTGGTTGGGGTGGGTGCGTATCAAGTTTTAGGTGAAGCTTCTCTGAGTACCTATGCCTTGGCAGGAATGGGAGGATTTTTTAGTGCGGTGTCTAAAGTACCGATCACAGCTATTGTCATTGTCTTTGAAATGACCACCAATTTTAATTTGGTACTACCATTAATGATTGTCGCAGTGACAGCCTATTTGGTAGCTGAAAAAGTAGTTCCAGGTTCACTCTATGAAAAGCTACTACTCCTCAATGGGATCACCTTAACTAAACAGGTTTCTGTAGAAAGCATATTAACCAAACTGACGGCGAAAGATGTCATGCAGCAAAGGGTAGAAACTCTAGATGCAGATATGAGTTTAGAAGAAGCCAAACAAGCCTTTTCTAATTCCCATCATCGGGGTTTTCCTGTAGTGGAAGATAGCAAACTTGTAGGCATTGTCACTCAATCAGATTTAACCAAAATCCACAATCGTCAGTTGGAAAACGACACACCCTTAAGGCAAATCATGACTGCTAACCCGATGACAGTCACACCTACACATAATCTGAGTCATGTGCTGTATTTACTAGACCGTTATCAAATCAGTCGTTTACCAGTGGTAGCAGGAAGAAAACTCATCGGGATTATTACCCGTGGAGACATTATTCGCGCAGAAGCAGATCAGTTAAATGGTGCAACCGCTAACCCAGCACCACAACCAGAACCATCTTATGTAGTTTACCAAACGCGATCGCCCAGCATCGGCAGAGGAAGATTATTAGTCCCAGTATCCAATCCCGAAACTGCTACTGCTCTGTTACAAATGGCAGCTGCCATTGCCCGCGATCGCCATTACGAAATAGAATGTGTGCAAGTCATGCTGGTGTCGCGTCACACCTCGCCATCGGAAACACCAGTCAAAACAGCTAAAAGTCGTCGCCTCCTCAGACAAGCCGAAGTCCTAGCCAAAAAATGGCATATTCCCCTACACACCCAGATTCGCATCGCCCACGATCCCGCCCAAGCAATTTTAGAAACCATTAACGAACAACACATAGACCTAATTCTCATGGGGTGGAAAGGTAGCACTTCCACCCCTGGGCGGATTTTTGGTAATGTAGTAGACACTATCATCCGCCAAGCCAGCTGCGACGTAGTTTTAGTCAAATTAGGTAATAGTCAAGAGTCAATAGTCAATAGTCAACAGTCAACAGTCAACAGTCAACAGTCAATAGTCAATAACTCTTCCTCCTCATCTCCCCAGTCCCCAATACCCAGTCCCCAGTTCAATCGCTGGTTAGTACCAATGGCCGGTGGCCCCAACGCTAGGGTAGCAATTAAATTACTCCCAGCCCTCATTACCTTGGGAAACGATCCCCATATTCATCTGACAAGGGTGTTTAAACCATTAGAATTTAAACCAGATATGACAGTATTGGAACAAGCCATCCGCCAATTAATGCGTCGTCGTCAGTTATCTAGTACTGTCATTGCCGTACCCGTGCAAGCTGATTCAGTGGCTGAAGGTGTGATTAATCTAGTAAAAACACAAGGCTATGATGTGGTGGTGTTGGGGGCTTCCCGTGAAGGCTTATTACAACAGGCTATCCAGGGTAATATACCGGAAGCGATCGCCTCTGGTGTAGATATTACAGTGATTTTGGTAAGAGGGGCAATTTTAGGCGATCGCCCTTAG
- a CDS encoding TldD/PmbA family protein: MGSENLSKDTLAEQLLELAIKSGAEAAEVYQSHSLSRPIFFEANRLKQLETSQSEGTALRLWRQGRPGLTVAYGSVEPQTMVERALALSELNQIEAVELASNSQPSYPDLGQAVSIEVLVNWGKEAIALIRDAYPDVLCHSDWECDVETTRLVNSQGLDCYYTDTTLSCYMSAEWIRGDDFLSVSDGQTQRDNLEPDKLAHQILQRLAWAKENVSPPNGRVPVLFTSKAADMLWGTVQAALNGKRVLEAASPWTERLGKQVISPSLTLYQDPQAGPYSCPFDDEGTPTTPLVFIEKGILQHYYCDRTTGRQLGHDTTGNGFRPGLGSYPTPGLFNFLVKPGSTSLSDLIKTMDDGLIVDQMLGGGGGIAGDFSINIELGYRVQNGEVIGRVKDTMVAGNVYTALRQIKLGDDADWNGSCYTPSLIVEGLSTTGKNN; encoded by the coding sequence ATGGGTTCTGAAAATTTGTCAAAAGATACACTAGCAGAACAGCTACTGGAACTAGCGATCAAATCGGGAGCAGAAGCAGCTGAGGTGTATCAGTCGCACTCGCTGTCTCGTCCGATATTTTTTGAGGCTAACCGACTCAAGCAGTTAGAAACTAGCCAATCTGAAGGTACAGCTCTGCGGCTATGGCGACAAGGTCGTCCCGGACTCACGGTAGCTTATGGTTCTGTGGAACCACAGACAATGGTAGAACGCGCTCTGGCGTTGAGTGAACTTAACCAAATAGAAGCAGTAGAATTAGCTAGTAATTCTCAGCCATCCTACCCGGACTTAGGCCAAGCTGTATCTATAGAAGTTTTGGTAAATTGGGGTAAAGAAGCGATCGCTCTCATTCGTGATGCTTATCCTGATGTCCTCTGTCACAGTGACTGGGAATGTGATGTAGAAACTACCAGACTGGTCAACTCTCAAGGTTTAGATTGCTACTACACAGATACTACCCTGAGCTGTTATATGTCGGCGGAATGGATACGGGGTGACGATTTTTTAAGTGTTTCCGATGGTCAAACTCAGCGAGATAACTTAGAACCGGATAAATTAGCTCATCAAATTTTACAAAGATTAGCTTGGGCTAAGGAGAATGTTTCGCCCCCTAATGGTCGCGTCCCCGTATTATTTACTTCTAAAGCAGCTGATATGCTGTGGGGAACAGTACAAGCAGCATTGAATGGTAAACGAGTGCTAGAAGCCGCTTCTCCTTGGACAGAACGCTTGGGAAAACAAGTCATATCCCCCAGCTTAACTTTATACCAAGACCCACAAGCAGGCCCTTACAGTTGCCCCTTTGATGATGAAGGTACACCCACTACGCCTTTAGTATTTATCGAAAAAGGCATATTACAGCATTATTATTGCGATCGCACCACTGGACGACAACTGGGTCATGATACCACTGGTAATGGTTTTCGTCCCGGTTTAGGCAGTTATCCCACACCTGGGTTATTTAATTTCCTGGTTAAACCTGGTTCCACATCCTTGTCAGACTTAATTAAAACAATGGATGATGGCTTAATCGTAGACCAAATGCTCGGTGGCGGCGGCGGCATTGCCGGTGATTTTTCGATCAATATTGAATTAGGTTATCGCGTCCAAAATGGTGAAGTAATTGGACGTGTTAAAGATACGATGGTTGCAGGTAATGTTTATACTGCCCTCAGACAAATCAAATTAGGCGACGATGCCGATTGGAACGGTTCTTGTTACACTCCGTCTTTAATCGTCGAAGGACTATCTACAACTGGCAAAAATAATTAG
- a CDS encoding Tab2/Atab2 family RNA-binding protein translates to MGSIWELDFYSRPILDENQKKVWEVLICESPLDIRANTDTLFRYAEYCPSTQVNSAWLRTAIQNAISKAGEAPIKIRFFRRQMNNMITKACEDVGIPAQPSRRTLMLNQWLKQRLEEVYPQEPGYQGGANPSVRLDSPLPQRLPDALEGKQWVFVSLTAEDLAEMSEWKIDFQEAFPLASAQVPPEAKIPGVLIFSPRALPIAGWMSGLELAYLKVDTSQGTRLVLETGATESWILANIKNPTTLAEAQGFEEAKQKANGVHFIGVQSNPQSESFAGFWLLQEVSLP, encoded by the coding sequence ATGGGTAGTATTTGGGAATTAGATTTTTACTCCCGTCCGATTTTGGACGAAAATCAAAAAAAAGTTTGGGAAGTCTTGATTTGTGAAAGTCCTCTAGATATCCGTGCTAACACAGATACTTTATTTCGTTATGCAGAATATTGTCCCAGTACCCAAGTCAACTCAGCTTGGTTAAGAACAGCCATCCAAAATGCCATTAGCAAGGCTGGAGAAGCACCAATCAAAATCCGCTTTTTCCGTCGCCAAATGAATAACATGATAACCAAAGCCTGCGAGGATGTGGGTATTCCTGCCCAGCCTAGCCGTCGCACCTTAATGCTAAATCAATGGCTTAAGCAGCGCCTAGAAGAGGTTTATCCCCAAGAACCCGGTTATCAAGGAGGTGCTAATCCCTCAGTGCGTTTGGATAGCCCCTTACCCCAACGCTTACCGGATGCTTTAGAGGGAAAACAGTGGGTGTTTGTCTCCTTAACGGCTGAGGATTTAGCTGAGATGTCGGAATGGAAAATCGACTTTCAAGAGGCCTTTCCGCTAGCGTCAGCACAAGTACCTCCAGAAGCCAAAATTCCGGGAGTGTTAATTTTCTCACCCAGGGCTTTACCAATAGCAGGCTGGATGTCTGGCTTGGAATTGGCCTATTTGAAAGTAGATACCAGTCAAGGAACAAGATTGGTGTTAGAAACTGGTGCTACGGAAAGTTGGATTTTAGCCAATATCAAAAACCCGACCACCTTAGCAGAAGCCCAAGGTTTTGAAGAAGCCAAACAAAAAGCCAATGGAGTACATTTTATCGGTGTCCAGTCCAACCCCCAATCAGAATCTTTTGCTGGATTTTGGCTATTGCAAGAGGTGAGTTTGCCGTGA
- a CDS encoding DUF6464 family protein: protein MLKTLLVIAIGFLPSMFSLWVIRKSQLRTRSRLRQAATNFSRMRIQQNIRPVEGDRYYLEGVGYLIGDISCKFNARSGYLRCAINPNGPCQDCRYYEPRE from the coding sequence GTGTTAAAGACACTTTTAGTGATTGCCATTGGTTTCTTACCGTCCATGTTTTCCCTGTGGGTAATCCGTAAGTCTCAATTGCGGACACGCTCACGCTTGAGACAAGCAGCCACAAATTTCTCCAGAATGAGGATACAACAAAATATTAGACCAGTAGAAGGCGATCGCTACTATCTAGAAGGCGTAGGTTACCTCATTGGTGACATCAGTTGCAAATTTAACGCCCGTTCCGGCTATCTTCGTTGCGCCATCAACCCCAACGGCCCCTGTCAAGATTGTCGTTACTACGAACCCAGGGAGTAG
- a CDS encoding OB-fold nucleic acid binding domain-containing protein: MIKIVSRKYVSIENVYDIGVERDHNFVIKNSLIASNCFNKSHSTAYGYVTYQTAYLKANYPLEYMAALLTANSNDTDKVQKYISTCMSMNIQIEPPDINRSGVDFTPVAGKILFGFSAVRNVGQNAIASILAAREEKGEFKTLGDFCDRVDLHAVNRRTLESLIYCGAFDKIESNRHQLIQDLELVYDWAQSRARDRASGQGNLFDLLGGFSSNNNAKTASNAFESAPKAKPVTDYPPQEKLQKEKELLGFYVSDHPLKSLRQLAPLLTPINLSLLGEQRDDAKLCVIVMLNGVKKVMTKKGDAMAILQIEDLTAQSEAVVFPKTYERISLVLQVDTRIIIWGKVDRRDEQIQLIVEDAEPVETVQMVMVEINPQQAANIEELHRLKTILQEQSGDKEKAKMPIIGIVQSENSRKLVRLGWQFSVQDARITVQALQNARFPAQLKSLTGGL; this comes from the coding sequence ATGATTAAAATAGTATCTCGTAAATATGTAAGTATAGAAAATGTCTACGACATTGGAGTTGAGCGCGACCATAATTTTGTCATCAAAAATAGTTTAATTGCCTCCAATTGCTTTAATAAATCTCACTCTACCGCTTATGGATATGTTACTTACCAAACTGCGTATCTTAAGGCTAATTATCCCTTAGAGTATATGGCGGCACTGTTAACAGCTAACAGTAATGATACAGACAAGGTGCAGAAATATATCTCCACCTGTATGAGCATGAATATTCAAATAGAACCGCCAGATATTAATCGTTCTGGGGTAGACTTTACACCAGTGGCAGGGAAGATTTTATTTGGTTTTTCGGCTGTAAGAAATGTTGGACAAAATGCGATCGCCTCTATTTTAGCAGCCAGAGAAGAAAAAGGAGAGTTTAAAACATTAGGAGATTTTTGCGATCGCGTCGATCTCCATGCAGTCAACCGTCGTACCTTAGAGTCACTAATTTATTGTGGCGCTTTTGATAAGATTGAATCAAACCGTCATCAATTAATCCAAGACCTAGAATTAGTCTATGATTGGGCGCAATCCCGTGCTAGAGATAGAGCCAGTGGACAAGGAAATCTTTTTGATTTACTGGGGGGATTTTCCTCTAATAATAATGCCAAAACGGCAAGTAATGCTTTTGAAAGTGCGCCTAAAGCTAAACCTGTCACAGATTATCCCCCACAGGAAAAATTACAAAAGGAAAAAGAACTTTTAGGTTTTTATGTCTCTGATCATCCCCTCAAATCCCTAAGACAACTAGCACCACTTTTAACACCAATCAATCTTTCACTCCTTGGAGAACAACGAGACGATGCCAAGCTGTGTGTAATTGTCATGCTAAATGGTGTGAAAAAAGTCATGACAAAGAAAGGTGATGCTATGGCGATTTTGCAAATCGAAGATTTGACAGCACAGTCAGAAGCAGTTGTGTTCCCCAAAACTTATGAACGGATTAGTTTAGTGTTGCAAGTCGATACCAGAATCATTATTTGGGGTAAAGTAGATCGACGTGATGAACAAATTCAACTAATTGTTGAAGATGCAGAACCGGTAGAAACAGTACAAATGGTAATGGTGGAAATCAATCCCCAACAAGCAGCAAATATCGAAGAATTGCATCGATTAAAAACAATTTTGCAAGAACAATCTGGAGATAAAGAAAAGGCAAAAATGCCGATAATTGGGATTGTGCAATCTGAAAATTCCCGTAAATTGGTGCGTTTGGGTTGGCAATTCTCCGTTCAAGATGCACGCATCACTGTTCAAGCATTACAAAATGCTAGATTTCCGGCGCAACTTAAATCTTTGACTGGTGGTTTATGA
- a CDS encoding Nif11-like leader peptide family natural product precursor, which produces MYYQLWNFFLKDDEYCDWKEKIKVNNRFNKATWQTINDFFAFVEKNFYLKSQLGETHNLEQFIHLVKENSYNLTSEEFAWFLVTRQQIWMLFDLAQKTPLLKEQLLSAKNPQQFVKIADDYGYYFSVEELAWLLTEIKSFSELVPINNSVGEIISVSNYGKIEIGYWIWLAEEWGLVPPFCHRIQPVNLLSQYVDNPFLPDRCFLPKSYFNQHFVAQTLV; this is translated from the coding sequence ATGTATTACCAACTTTGGAATTTTTTTCTCAAAGATGATGAATATTGTGATTGGAAAGAAAAAATAAAAGTTAATAATCGCTTTAATAAAGCTACATGGCAAACAATCAATGATTTTTTTGCATTTGTCGAGAAAAACTTCTATCTGAAAAGTCAACTAGGTGAAACTCATAATCTTGAGCAATTTATTCACTTAGTAAAAGAGAATAGTTACAATTTAACATCAGAAGAATTTGCTTGGTTTCTGGTGACAAGACAACAGATTTGGATGTTATTTGACTTAGCACAAAAAACACCATTACTCAAAGAGCAATTACTATCAGCTAAAAATCCACAGCAATTCGTCAAAATAGCTGATGATTATGGATATTACTTTTCTGTAGAGGAGTTGGCTTGGCTATTAACTGAAATTAAATCATTTTCGGAACTAGTACCCATTAATAATAGCGTTGGAGAAATTATCTCTGTATCGAACTACGGTAAAATTGAAATAGGATACTGGATTTGGTTAGCAGAAGAATGGGGACTTGTGCCACCATTTTGTCATAGAATTCAGCCAGTCAATTTATTATCTCAATATGTGGATAATCCTTTCTTACCCGATCGCTGTTTTTTACCAAAGAGCTACTTTAACCAACATTTTGTTGCTCAAACACTAGTTTAG
- a CDS encoding cobalamin-binding protein encodes MNNGDVRIVSLIPSATEILATLGLTNAIVGRSHECDYPPEIQNLPICTEARLNSNAPSSEIHNEVNNLLQSALSIYQVRTDILEQLQPTHILTQDQCDVCAVSLAEVEKAVAKLTRSSPQIISLQPNLLQDVWQDIERVANTFGVDSVKILENLEARVKICQQKIQGLSLTELPTVACIEWTEPLMVAANWIPELVNLAGGQSLFCVTGQPSPKLHWENLLVTNPDIIIFMPCGFDLNRTRQEVQLFAQNPEWQQLHAAKTSRVYITDGNAYFNRPGPRLVDSLEILAEILHPEIFDYGYKGKGWEVL; translated from the coding sequence ATGAACAACGGTGATGTGAGAATTGTTTCGTTAATTCCCAGTGCAACGGAGATTTTAGCAACCTTAGGGTTGACTAATGCCATTGTCGGGCGATCGCACGAATGTGACTATCCCCCCGAAATCCAAAATCTCCCAATCTGTACCGAAGCCCGCTTAAATAGCAATGCTCCCAGTAGCGAAATTCACAATGAGGTAAATAATTTACTCCAATCTGCTCTGAGTATTTATCAAGTTAGAACTGATATTTTAGAGCAATTACAGCCCACTCATATTTTGACTCAAGACCAATGTGATGTTTGTGCTGTTAGTTTAGCAGAAGTGGAAAAAGCAGTAGCCAAACTTACCCGCAGTTCACCACAAATCATTTCCCTACAACCAAATCTGCTACAAGATGTTTGGCAAGATATTGAACGAGTAGCTAACACTTTTGGTGTAGACTCGGTAAAAATTCTAGAAAACTTAGAAGCCCGCGTCAAAATTTGTCAGCAAAAAATCCAAGGACTTTCTCTAACAGAATTACCCACTGTTGCTTGTATTGAGTGGACAGAGCCTTTAATGGTAGCAGCAAATTGGATTCCGGAATTAGTTAATTTAGCAGGCGGACAATCACTATTTTGTGTCACTGGTCAACCTTCACCAAAATTGCACTGGGAAAACCTGTTAGTCACTAATCCCGATATCATCATTTTTATGCCTTGCGGTTTTGATTTAAATCGCACTCGTCAAGAAGTTCAATTATTTGCCCAAAACCCCGAATGGCAACAACTCCACGCCGCTAAAACCAGCAGAGTTTACATCACTGATGGTAATGCTTACTTCAATCGTCCCGGCCCCCGACTTGTAGATTCTCTAGAAATTTTGGCAGAAATCCTCCACCCAGAAATTTTTGACTATGGCTACAAAGGTAAGGGATGGGAAGTGTTGTGA
- a CDS encoding phospholipid-binding protein — MSWLQRLFGLEKPQNAQVNPAPQVTQAATNAPTATQSVPPERLGLNGEYDQSGLAKRVALAFDQDQQIDDINSLWVAQTGSTVVLKGSVPSQDILNKMISVARSVHGTASVDTSQVTIG, encoded by the coding sequence ATGAGCTGGTTACAAAGACTGTTTGGACTAGAAAAACCTCAAAATGCCCAAGTAAATCCCGCACCGCAAGTAACACAAGCTGCTACTAATGCACCTACTGCGACTCAATCAGTTCCCCCAGAACGTTTAGGATTAAATGGAGAATATGATCAAAGCGGTTTAGCCAAGCGCGTAGCTTTGGCATTTGACCAAGATCAGCAAATTGATGATATTAATTCTCTTTGGGTGGCTCAAACTGGTAGCACTGTAGTCCTTAAAGGTAGTGTACCGAGTCAAGATATTCTCAACAAGATGATTTCTGTAGCTCGTTCGGTACATGGAACTGCATCTGTAGATACTTCTCAAGTAACTATTGGTTAG
- the ilvN gene encoding acetolactate synthase small subunit: MKHTLSVLVEDEAGVLSRIASLFARRGFNIESLAVGSAEQGGVSRITMVIPGDDRVIEQLTKQLYKLVNVLKVQDITETPCVERELMLLKVNATSSNRSEVIELAQIFRARVVDVAEDSLTLEVVGDPGKMVAIVQVLQKFGLREIARTGKVSLTRESGVNTELLKSLEAKVS; this comes from the coding sequence ATGAAACATACCCTTTCAGTTTTAGTAGAAGATGAAGCGGGGGTTCTATCCCGCATTGCTAGTTTATTCGCTCGTCGTGGCTTCAATATCGAAAGCTTGGCAGTTGGTTCGGCTGAACAAGGGGGAGTCTCCCGGATTACGATGGTTATACCTGGTGACGATCGCGTAATTGAGCAATTGACTAAGCAACTGTATAAACTAGTTAATGTCCTCAAGGTACAAGACATCACAGAAACCCCTTGTGTAGAGCGAGAATTGATGCTATTGAAAGTGAACGCCACTAGTAGCAACCGTTCCGAAGTAATCGAACTAGCACAGATTTTCCGGGCGCGTGTGGTAGATGTGGCAGAAGATTCTCTAACTTTAGAAGTGGTGGGTGATCCTGGTAAGATGGTGGCGATCGTCCAGGTGCTACAAAAATTTGGTTTAAGAGAAATCGCCCGTACTGGCAAAGTTTCTCTAACTCGTGAATCTGGGGTGAATACTGAATTACTTAAATCTTTGGAAGCTAAGGTTTCGTAA
- a CDS encoding cytochrome C codes for MSNLVKRKSRTRQLKRRSWGLMLIILSWSLVIGWLLSLATSAHSAPPTAAVVTTDVVPAQYQLGQELYLENCATCHIPLPPAVLPTQTWKNLLQDSQHYGAQLQPLIDPPRVLVWRYLSTFSRSQLRDEETPYRVNNSRYFKALHPKVELPRPVQISSCVSCHPSAAEFNYRRLSAEWEK; via the coding sequence ATGTCGAATCTGGTTAAACGCAAATCCCGTACTCGCCAACTTAAACGCCGGTCTTGGGGTTTAATGTTGATTATTCTCAGTTGGAGTTTGGTGATAGGCTGGCTGCTATCCTTGGCGACTAGCGCCCACAGCGCCCCACCTACAGCCGCAGTTGTGACAACTGATGTAGTTCCTGCACAATATCAATTAGGGCAAGAACTATATCTGGAAAACTGCGCTACTTGCCATATTCCTCTACCACCAGCAGTTTTACCGACTCAAACTTGGAAAAATCTGTTGCAAGACTCGCAGCACTACGGCGCACAACTCCAGCCACTAATTGATCCGCCCCGTGTTTTAGTATGGAGATATTTATCGACTTTTTCCCGTTCTCAACTCCGAGACGAAGAAACGCCTTATCGCGTTAACAATTCTCGTTATTTTAAAGCTTTGCATCCTAAAGTCGAGTTACCCCGTCCTGTACAGATAAGTAGTTGTGTTAGTTGTCATCCCAGTGCAGCAGAGTTTAATTACCGTCGCCTGAGTGCAGAATGGGAAAAATAA